A genomic stretch from Amycolatopsis sp. 195334CR includes:
- a CDS encoding LysR family transcriptional regulator produces the protein MELEVRHLRVVCAVADHGSLNRAAAALGISQPALTRQVQRLERALGGPLFTRDGNGTTLTALGSYVLSRARAVLPAMDELNSGAAHHASGTPARLHYGAVLGPLAAGLLPALRELRPDAEIRFRTEQSNALLVDLLAGRRLELAALLEFPGYETELRAGVLRHVVATEPVFVLLPETHPAVGLEAVPLAELADEEWALEPPDDNRFREYFTLACHDAGFPPKVGYEAEAGSYTDLISSGQAIGLGQATFRRHAGVVVRPLAGDPMWASHVLVWQNHGPLAAVAGELVAAAERVYRTAVDRSPVYLDWLAAMGESERR, from the coding sequence ATGGAACTGGAAGTCCGACACCTGCGGGTGGTGTGCGCGGTCGCCGACCACGGCAGCCTCAACCGGGCCGCGGCCGCGCTGGGCATTTCGCAGCCCGCGCTGACCAGGCAGGTGCAGCGGCTGGAACGGGCGCTGGGCGGACCGCTGTTCACCAGGGACGGCAACGGGACCACGCTGACCGCGCTGGGTTCCTACGTGCTGTCCCGGGCGCGGGCCGTGCTCCCGGCGATGGACGAGCTGAACAGCGGCGCCGCGCACCACGCGTCCGGCACCCCCGCCCGGCTCCACTACGGAGCGGTGCTCGGCCCGCTCGCCGCCGGACTGCTCCCCGCGCTGCGGGAACTGCGCCCGGACGCCGAGATCCGGTTCCGCACCGAGCAGTCCAACGCGCTTTTGGTCGACCTGCTGGCGGGACGGCGGCTGGAACTGGCCGCCCTGCTGGAGTTCCCTGGCTACGAAACGGAACTCCGCGCCGGGGTGCTGCGGCACGTGGTGGCCACCGAGCCGGTGTTCGTGCTGCTGCCGGAAACCCATCCCGCGGTCGGGCTGGAAGCGGTGCCGCTGGCCGAACTGGCCGACGAGGAGTGGGCGCTGGAACCGCCGGACGACAACCGGTTCCGGGAGTACTTCACGCTGGCGTGCCACGATGCGGGCTTCCCTCCGAAGGTCGGTTACGAGGCGGAGGCCGGGAGTTACACCGACCTGATCAGCAGCGGCCAGGCGATCGGGCTGGGCCAGGCCACGTTCCGCCGCCACGCCGGGGTGGTGGTGCGGCCGCTGGCGGGCGATCCGATGTGGGCCAGCCACGTGCTGGTGTGGCAGAACCACGGGCCGCTGGCCGCGGTGGCGGGGGAGCTGGTCGCGGCGGCGGAGCGGGTGTACCGGACCGCGGTCGACCGGAGTCCGGTCTATCTCGACTGGCTGGCGGCGATGGGCGAGAGCGAACGCAGGTAG
- a CDS encoding L-tyrosine/L-tryptophan isonitrile synthase family protein, with product MIEQDSVPAVDRRAASVLRLVLAHQRRTRDAACTGAVCARCLDHHLGTVRALVAAGRRIDLVLPAFPVKSPNPAKVLGVLPDLAEEHALRFLRSLADRIGELHPAGARVLICSDGRVFSDLIGVSDEVVSAYRAELDRMIARVGGGRLGQFCLDDAAAGRSPEQMRADLVRRHGQPVERIRAEVRAGGPLLGMYRGITRFLVEDQSVPGRTESRAALQRRCRERAYGVISRSNAWSNLLAEHFPDAVRLSIHPQPCGSAKLGVLLADTPDTWLTPWHSVAVQDGARIRLMKRADAEAAGATPVLVDGRPTHYRLPARR from the coding sequence ATGATCGAACAGGATTCGGTGCCCGCGGTCGACCGGCGGGCCGCCTCGGTGCTGCGCCTCGTACTGGCCCACCAGCGCAGAACCCGGGACGCCGCGTGCACCGGCGCGGTGTGCGCCCGGTGCCTCGACCACCACCTCGGCACCGTCCGGGCGCTGGTGGCCGCGGGCCGCCGGATCGACCTCGTGCTCCCGGCGTTCCCGGTGAAGTCGCCCAATCCCGCCAAGGTGCTGGGCGTCCTGCCCGACCTCGCCGAGGAGCACGCGCTGCGCTTCCTGCGGTCGCTGGCCGACCGGATCGGCGAGCTCCACCCGGCCGGCGCGCGGGTGCTGATCTGCTCGGACGGACGGGTGTTCAGCGATCTCATCGGGGTCTCCGACGAGGTCGTGTCGGCCTACCGCGCGGAGCTCGACCGGATGATCGCGCGGGTCGGCGGCGGGCGGCTGGGCCAGTTCTGCCTGGACGACGCGGCCGCGGGCCGCTCACCGGAACAGATGCGCGCGGACCTGGTGCGCCGCCACGGCCAGCCGGTCGAGCGGATTCGCGCCGAGGTCCGGGCCGGTGGGCCGCTGCTCGGGATGTACCGGGGCATCACCCGGTTCCTGGTCGAGGACCAGTCGGTTCCCGGCCGCACCGAGAGCCGGGCGGCGCTGCAACGCCGTTGCCGTGAACGCGCGTACGGCGTGATCTCGCGCAGCAACGCCTGGTCGAACCTCCTGGCCGAGCACTTCCCCGACGCGGTCCGGCTGTCGATCCACCCGCAGCCGTGCGGCTCGGCGAAGCTCGGCGTACTCCTGGCCGACACCCCGGACACGTGGCTGACCCCGTGGCACAGCGTGGCCGTCCAGGACGGCGCCCGCATCCGGCTGATGAAACGAGCCGATGCCGAGGCCGCCGGCGCCACCCCGGTCCTGGTCGACGGCCGACCTACGCACTACCGGCTGCCTGCTCGGCGGTGA